The Magnolia sinica isolate HGM2019 chromosome 10, MsV1, whole genome shotgun sequence genome includes a window with the following:
- the LOC131217058 gene encoding uncharacterized protein LOC131217058 isoform X5: protein MEKNDHGAANNIPRISSQSEQNEQPEFGFQPDYGGTLFDDTIFQTNHLQGIPLPHIFGRGSKRDFARSSQPHNFGLMDDGENVVGNLSLNYGVEPDPQHILNAESTCPSRVGSITTNFQSCDHRTTTSSSIAMSDPLQSGRPQGPQIGSSLGNIEGSGNARFWSHDHQRLIYRPECLPSLQRNTLQRPQLDGSILSLGINTTDGDPFNGHAGTAMSGNTVMANAMLSNRLSGPLIDGSFLTTGHGGDSDVGFQVNDYSGSGRFLSMQGNMGARNLPRNHGRLMGVTNIGAGLNPFVNLQTPQVQGPYQVAVPSNQFIGLGGVGDVRCTDPRGSFYCNPFSTSIPPISFQPAILNNEQNRWATRSSVVQEPGILSIDLSRSPLHEQQQQQQQRRRRRRRYLHNISGPNANIFAPQIRNPYGTFDPLRGFTASAQEEAGRFGRTDNHHVAPVWSRWRTNNTLQHCTAPPVVGTIGGIAAQSHSGLHGPTNGSSTNWSLNNQSTSSAHQARTPFFLESVANVNHREMLNLADAGGLVHPAKGLRGRAAKSKSIQTATGGKLTVQDNLSIQPTNCHPSQAYEKKEIRIIQPSAKGFSRAPTEWTPSQHGFDGSTTSSEQSYNQNYIRWRPDDYQSSSFQTGEKCYICKRDVDYAPTGTMSRSSGTIPTAVLACKHVFHEECLLSITPREQATDPPCIPCAMGER, encoded by the exons ATGGAGAAGAATGATCATGGCGCTGCTAACAACATTCCTAGAATCTCTTCTCAATCAGAGCAAAATGAACAACCTGAATTTGGCTTTCAACCTGATTATGGAGGGACCTTGTTTGATGATACGATTTTCCAAACCAATCATCTTCAGGGCATCCCACTGCCCCACATTTTTGGTCGAGGTTCCAAACGAGATTTCGCCAGAAGTTCTCAACCACACAATTTTGGTTTAATGGATGATGGGGAAAATGTCGTCGGCAATCTTTCACTGAATTACGGTGTAGAACCTGATCCTCAGCACATCCTAAATGCGGAGTCCACTTGTCCGTCTCGTGTAGGAAGTATTACCACAAATTTTCAATCTTGCGATCATCGCACAACAACCAGCAGTAGTATCGCTATGAGCGATCCACTCCAATCCGGTAGACCCCAAGGACCACAGATTGGCAGCAGTTTGGGGAATATAGAAGGTAGCGGAAATGCCAGATTTTGGTCCCATGATCATCAAAGATTGATATATCGTCCTGAATGCTTACCTTCACTCCAGCGTAATACCCTCCAAAGGCCACAACTTGATGGAAGCATCTTAAGCCTTGGAATTAACACAACTGATGGAGATCCATTTAATGGTCATGCAGGAACAGCAATGTCTGGTAACACTGTCATGGCCAATGCAATGCTATCGAATAGGCTTAGTGGGCCGCTTATTGATGGAAGTTTTCTTACTACCGGGCATGGAGGTGATAGTGATGTTGGGTTTCAAGTGAATGATTATAGCGGAAGTGGACGCTTTTTGAGCATGCAAGGTAACATGGGAGCCAGAAATCTTCCAAGGAACCATGGCAGGCTGATGGGTGTAACTAACATTGGAGCTGGTCTTAACCCATTCGTCAACCTACAAACACCACAAGTTCAAGGGCCATATCAAGTTGCTGTCCCAAGCAACCAATTTATAGGACTTGGAGGTGTTGGAGATGTAAGATGTACAGATCCTCGTGGGAGCTTCTATTGTAATCCTTTTTCCACTTCTATTCCACCCATCAGTTTCCAGCCGGCAATTCTCAATAATGAGcagaataggtgggccacacgctccAGTGTAGTTCAGGAACCTGGTATTTTGTCCATAGATCTCAGCAGATCACCTCTTCacgaacaacaacaacaacagcagcagcggcGGCGGCGGCGGCGGCGTTATCTGCATAACATTAGTGGACCAAATGCTAATATATTTGCACCACAAATTCGCAATCCATACGGTACATTTGATCCATTGCGTGGTTTTACTGCAAGTGCTCAAGAGGAAGCTGGGCGATTTGGACGCACGGATAATCATCACGTGGCCCCTGTCTGGAGTAGATGGAGAACCAATAACACATTACAGCATTGTACGGCACCTCCTGTTGTTGGAACCATAGGCGGCATTGCTGCACAAAGTCATTCAG GTCTCCATGGCCCAACAAATGGCAGCAGTACCAATTGGAGTTTAAACAACCAGTCTACTTCATCTGCACACCAGGCCCGCACTCCGTTCTTTCTTGAATCCGTTGCGAATGTTAATCACCGAG AAATGCTCAATTTAGCGGATGCAGGAGGCCTTGTTCACCCTGCTAAAGGTCTTCGTGGTCGAGCTGCTAAGAGTAAATCAATTCAAACAGCTACTGGAGGCAAGTTAACCGTACAAGACAATCTGAGCATCCAGCCCACCAACTGTCATCCCAGTCAAGCTTATGAGAAGAAAGAAATTCGAATTATCCAACCATCTGCTAAAG GTTTTTCCAGAGCCCCAACTGAATGGACACCATCTCAGCATGGATTTGATGGGTCCACCACATCCTCAGAACAAAGTTACAACCAAAACTACATCAGATGGA GACCTGATGACTATCAATCTTCCAGCTTCCAGACTGGAGAGAAGTGCTACATTTGCAAAAGGGATGTTGATTACGCACCGACAGGCACCATGTCCAGGTCCAGC
- the LOC131217058 gene encoding uncharacterized protein LOC131217058 isoform X8: MEKNDHGAANNIPRISSQSEQNEQPEFGFQPDYGGTLFDDTIFQTNHLQGIPLPHIFGRGSKRDFARSSQPHNFGLMDDGENVVGNLSLNYGVEPDPQHILNAESTCPSRVGSITTNFQSCDHRTTTSSSIAMSDPLQSGRPQGPQIGSSLGNIEGSGNARFWSHDHQRLIYRPECLPSLQRNTLQRPQLDGSILSLGINTTDGDPFNGHAGTAMSGNTVMANAMLSNRLSGPLIDGSFLTTGHGGDSDVGFQVNDYSGSGRFLSMQGNMGARNLPRNHGRLMGVTNIGAGLNPFVNLQTPQVQGPYQVAVPSNQFIGLGGVGDVRCTDPRGSFYCNPFSTSIPPISFQPAILNNEQNRWATRSSVVQEPGILSIDLSRSPLHEQQQQQQQRRRRRRRYLHNISGPNANIFAPQIRNPYGTFDPLRGFTASAQEEAGRFGRTDNHHVAPVWSRWRTNNTLQHCTAPPVVGTIGGIAAQSHSGLHGPTNGSSTNWSLNNQSTSSAHQARTPFFLESVANVNHREMLNLADAGGLVHPAKGLRGRAAKSKSIQTATGGKLTVQDNLSIQPTNCHPSQAYEKKEIRIIQPSAKGFSRAPTEWTPSQHGFDGSTTSSEQSYNQNYIRWSET; encoded by the exons ATGGAGAAGAATGATCATGGCGCTGCTAACAACATTCCTAGAATCTCTTCTCAATCAGAGCAAAATGAACAACCTGAATTTGGCTTTCAACCTGATTATGGAGGGACCTTGTTTGATGATACGATTTTCCAAACCAATCATCTTCAGGGCATCCCACTGCCCCACATTTTTGGTCGAGGTTCCAAACGAGATTTCGCCAGAAGTTCTCAACCACACAATTTTGGTTTAATGGATGATGGGGAAAATGTCGTCGGCAATCTTTCACTGAATTACGGTGTAGAACCTGATCCTCAGCACATCCTAAATGCGGAGTCCACTTGTCCGTCTCGTGTAGGAAGTATTACCACAAATTTTCAATCTTGCGATCATCGCACAACAACCAGCAGTAGTATCGCTATGAGCGATCCACTCCAATCCGGTAGACCCCAAGGACCACAGATTGGCAGCAGTTTGGGGAATATAGAAGGTAGCGGAAATGCCAGATTTTGGTCCCATGATCATCAAAGATTGATATATCGTCCTGAATGCTTACCTTCACTCCAGCGTAATACCCTCCAAAGGCCACAACTTGATGGAAGCATCTTAAGCCTTGGAATTAACACAACTGATGGAGATCCATTTAATGGTCATGCAGGAACAGCAATGTCTGGTAACACTGTCATGGCCAATGCAATGCTATCGAATAGGCTTAGTGGGCCGCTTATTGATGGAAGTTTTCTTACTACCGGGCATGGAGGTGATAGTGATGTTGGGTTTCAAGTGAATGATTATAGCGGAAGTGGACGCTTTTTGAGCATGCAAGGTAACATGGGAGCCAGAAATCTTCCAAGGAACCATGGCAGGCTGATGGGTGTAACTAACATTGGAGCTGGTCTTAACCCATTCGTCAACCTACAAACACCACAAGTTCAAGGGCCATATCAAGTTGCTGTCCCAAGCAACCAATTTATAGGACTTGGAGGTGTTGGAGATGTAAGATGTACAGATCCTCGTGGGAGCTTCTATTGTAATCCTTTTTCCACTTCTATTCCACCCATCAGTTTCCAGCCGGCAATTCTCAATAATGAGcagaataggtgggccacacgctccAGTGTAGTTCAGGAACCTGGTATTTTGTCCATAGATCTCAGCAGATCACCTCTTCacgaacaacaacaacaacagcagcagcggcGGCGGCGGCGGCGGCGTTATCTGCATAACATTAGTGGACCAAATGCTAATATATTTGCACCACAAATTCGCAATCCATACGGTACATTTGATCCATTGCGTGGTTTTACTGCAAGTGCTCAAGAGGAAGCTGGGCGATTTGGACGCACGGATAATCATCACGTGGCCCCTGTCTGGAGTAGATGGAGAACCAATAACACATTACAGCATTGTACGGCACCTCCTGTTGTTGGAACCATAGGCGGCATTGCTGCACAAAGTCATTCAG GTCTCCATGGCCCAACAAATGGCAGCAGTACCAATTGGAGTTTAAACAACCAGTCTACTTCATCTGCACACCAGGCCCGCACTCCGTTCTTTCTTGAATCCGTTGCGAATGTTAATCACCGAG AAATGCTCAATTTAGCGGATGCAGGAGGCCTTGTTCACCCTGCTAAAGGTCTTCGTGGTCGAGCTGCTAAGAGTAAATCAATTCAAACAGCTACTGGAGGCAAGTTAACCGTACAAGACAATCTGAGCATCCAGCCCACCAACTGTCATCCCAGTCAAGCTTATGAGAAGAAAGAAATTCGAATTATCCAACCATCTGCTAAAG GTTTTTCCAGAGCCCCAACTGAATGGACACCATCTCAGCATGGATTTGATGGGTCCACCACATCCTCAGAACAAAGTTACAACCAAAACTACATCAGATGGAGTGA GACCTGA
- the LOC131217058 gene encoding uncharacterized protein LOC131217058 isoform X4 codes for MEKNDHGAANNIPRISSQSEQNEQPEFGFQPDYGGTLFDDTIFQTNHLQGIPLPHIFGRGSKRDFARSSQPHNFGLMDDGENVVGNLSLNYGVEPDPQHILNAESTCPSRVGSITTNFQSCDHRTTTSSSIAMSDPLQSGRPQGPQIGSSLGNIEGSGNARFWSHDHQRLIYRPECLPSLQRTAMSGNTVMANAMLSNRLSGPLIDGSFLTTGHGGDSDVGFQVNDYSGSGRFLSMQGNMGARNLPRNHGRLMGVTNIGAGLNPFVNLQTPQVQGPYQVAVPSNQFIGLGGVGDVRCTDPRGSFYCNPFSTSIPPISFQPAILNNEQNRWATRSSVVQEPGILSIDLSRSPLHEQQQQQQQRRRRRRRYLHNISGPNANIFAPQIRNPYGTFDPLRGFTASAQEEAGRFGRTDNHHVAPVWSRWRTNNTLQHCTAPPVVGTIGGIAAQSHSGLHGPTNGSSTNWSLNNQSTSSAHQARTPFFLESVANVNHREMLNLADAGGLVHPAKGLRGRAAKSKSIQTATGGKLTVQDNLSIQPTNCHPSQAYEKKEIRIIQPSAKALQVFPEPQLNGHHLSMDLMGPPHPQNKVTTKTTSDGVSELFSLHALNINSYYTVIEQADKNNRKRGPDDYQSSSFQTGEKCYICKRDVDYAPTGTMSRSSGTIPTAVLACKHVFHEECLLSITPREQATDPPCIPCAMGER; via the exons ATGGAGAAGAATGATCATGGCGCTGCTAACAACATTCCTAGAATCTCTTCTCAATCAGAGCAAAATGAACAACCTGAATTTGGCTTTCAACCTGATTATGGAGGGACCTTGTTTGATGATACGATTTTCCAAACCAATCATCTTCAGGGCATCCCACTGCCCCACATTTTTGGTCGAGGTTCCAAACGAGATTTCGCCAGAAGTTCTCAACCACACAATTTTGGTTTAATGGATGATGGGGAAAATGTCGTCGGCAATCTTTCACTGAATTACGGTGTAGAACCTGATCCTCAGCACATCCTAAATGCGGAGTCCACTTGTCCGTCTCGTGTAGGAAGTATTACCACAAATTTTCAATCTTGCGATCATCGCACAACAACCAGCAGTAGTATCGCTATGAGCGATCCACTCCAATCCGGTAGACCCCAAGGACCACAGATTGGCAGCAGTTTGGGGAATATAGAAGGTAGCGGAAATGCCAGATTTTGGTCCCATGATCATCAAAGATTGATATATCGTCCTGAATGCTTACCTTCACTCCAGC GAACAGCAATGTCTGGTAACACTGTCATGGCCAATGCAATGCTATCGAATAGGCTTAGTGGGCCGCTTATTGATGGAAGTTTTCTTACTACCGGGCATGGAGGTGATAGTGATGTTGGGTTTCAAGTGAATGATTATAGCGGAAGTGGACGCTTTTTGAGCATGCAAGGTAACATGGGAGCCAGAAATCTTCCAAGGAACCATGGCAGGCTGATGGGTGTAACTAACATTGGAGCTGGTCTTAACCCATTCGTCAACCTACAAACACCACAAGTTCAAGGGCCATATCAAGTTGCTGTCCCAAGCAACCAATTTATAGGACTTGGAGGTGTTGGAGATGTAAGATGTACAGATCCTCGTGGGAGCTTCTATTGTAATCCTTTTTCCACTTCTATTCCACCCATCAGTTTCCAGCCGGCAATTCTCAATAATGAGcagaataggtgggccacacgctccAGTGTAGTTCAGGAACCTGGTATTTTGTCCATAGATCTCAGCAGATCACCTCTTCacgaacaacaacaacaacagcagcagcggcGGCGGCGGCGGCGGCGTTATCTGCATAACATTAGTGGACCAAATGCTAATATATTTGCACCACAAATTCGCAATCCATACGGTACATTTGATCCATTGCGTGGTTTTACTGCAAGTGCTCAAGAGGAAGCTGGGCGATTTGGACGCACGGATAATCATCACGTGGCCCCTGTCTGGAGTAGATGGAGAACCAATAACACATTACAGCATTGTACGGCACCTCCTGTTGTTGGAACCATAGGCGGCATTGCTGCACAAAGTCATTCAG GTCTCCATGGCCCAACAAATGGCAGCAGTACCAATTGGAGTTTAAACAACCAGTCTACTTCATCTGCACACCAGGCCCGCACTCCGTTCTTTCTTGAATCCGTTGCGAATGTTAATCACCGAG AAATGCTCAATTTAGCGGATGCAGGAGGCCTTGTTCACCCTGCTAAAGGTCTTCGTGGTCGAGCTGCTAAGAGTAAATCAATTCAAACAGCTACTGGAGGCAAGTTAACCGTACAAGACAATCTGAGCATCCAGCCCACCAACTGTCATCCCAGTCAAGCTTATGAGAAGAAAGAAATTCGAATTATCCAACCATCTGCTAAAG CATTGCAGGTTTTTCCAGAGCCCCAACTGAATGGACACCATCTCAGCATGGATTTGATGGGTCCACCACATCCTCAGAACAAAGTTACAACCAAAACTACATCAGATGGAGTGAGTGAGCTTTTTTCTCTTCATGCCCTCAACATCAATTCTTACTACACAGTTATAGAGCAAGCTGACAAGAATAACAGAAAAAGAG GACCTGATGACTATCAATCTTCCAGCTTCCAGACTGGAGAGAAGTGCTACATTTGCAAAAGGGATGTTGATTACGCACCGACAGGCACCATGTCCAGGTCCAGC
- the LOC131217058 gene encoding uncharacterized protein LOC131217058 isoform X3, with protein sequence MEKNDHGAANNIPRISSQSEQNEQPEFGFQPDYGGTLFDDTIFQTNHLQGIPLPHIFGRGSKRDFARSSQPHNFGLMDDGENVVGNLSLNYGVEPDPQHILNAESTCPSRVGSITTNFQSCDHRTTTSSSIAMSDPLQSGRPQGPQIGSSLGNIEGSGNARFWSHDHQRLIYRPECLPSLQRNTLQRPQLDGSILSLGINTTDGDPFNGHAGTAMSGNTVMANAMLSNRLSGPLIDGSFLTTGHGGDSDVGFQVNDYSGSGRFLSMQGNMGARNLPRNHGRLMGVTNIGAGLNPFVNLQTPQVQGPYQVAVPSNQFIGLGGVGDVRCTDPRGSFYCNPFSTSIPPISFQPAILNNEQNRWATRSSVVQEPGILSIDLSRSPLHEQQQQQQQRRRRRRRYLHNISGPNANIFAPQIRNPYGTFDPLRGFTASAQEEAGRFGRTDNHHVAPVWSRWRTNNTLQHCTAPPVVGTIGGIAAQSHSGLHGPTNGSSTNWSLNNQSTSSAHQARTPFFLESVANVNHREMLNLADAGGLVHPAKGLRGRAAKSKSIQTATGGKLTVQDNLSIQPTNCHPSQAYEKKEIRIIQPSAKALQVFPEPQLNGHHLSMDLMGPPHPQNKVTTKTTSDGVRPDDYQSSSFQTGEKCYICKRDVDYAPTGTMSRSSGTIPTAVLACKHVFHEECLLSITPREQATDPPCIPCAMGER encoded by the exons ATGGAGAAGAATGATCATGGCGCTGCTAACAACATTCCTAGAATCTCTTCTCAATCAGAGCAAAATGAACAACCTGAATTTGGCTTTCAACCTGATTATGGAGGGACCTTGTTTGATGATACGATTTTCCAAACCAATCATCTTCAGGGCATCCCACTGCCCCACATTTTTGGTCGAGGTTCCAAACGAGATTTCGCCAGAAGTTCTCAACCACACAATTTTGGTTTAATGGATGATGGGGAAAATGTCGTCGGCAATCTTTCACTGAATTACGGTGTAGAACCTGATCCTCAGCACATCCTAAATGCGGAGTCCACTTGTCCGTCTCGTGTAGGAAGTATTACCACAAATTTTCAATCTTGCGATCATCGCACAACAACCAGCAGTAGTATCGCTATGAGCGATCCACTCCAATCCGGTAGACCCCAAGGACCACAGATTGGCAGCAGTTTGGGGAATATAGAAGGTAGCGGAAATGCCAGATTTTGGTCCCATGATCATCAAAGATTGATATATCGTCCTGAATGCTTACCTTCACTCCAGCGTAATACCCTCCAAAGGCCACAACTTGATGGAAGCATCTTAAGCCTTGGAATTAACACAACTGATGGAGATCCATTTAATGGTCATGCAGGAACAGCAATGTCTGGTAACACTGTCATGGCCAATGCAATGCTATCGAATAGGCTTAGTGGGCCGCTTATTGATGGAAGTTTTCTTACTACCGGGCATGGAGGTGATAGTGATGTTGGGTTTCAAGTGAATGATTATAGCGGAAGTGGACGCTTTTTGAGCATGCAAGGTAACATGGGAGCCAGAAATCTTCCAAGGAACCATGGCAGGCTGATGGGTGTAACTAACATTGGAGCTGGTCTTAACCCATTCGTCAACCTACAAACACCACAAGTTCAAGGGCCATATCAAGTTGCTGTCCCAAGCAACCAATTTATAGGACTTGGAGGTGTTGGAGATGTAAGATGTACAGATCCTCGTGGGAGCTTCTATTGTAATCCTTTTTCCACTTCTATTCCACCCATCAGTTTCCAGCCGGCAATTCTCAATAATGAGcagaataggtgggccacacgctccAGTGTAGTTCAGGAACCTGGTATTTTGTCCATAGATCTCAGCAGATCACCTCTTCacgaacaacaacaacaacagcagcagcggcGGCGGCGGCGGCGGCGTTATCTGCATAACATTAGTGGACCAAATGCTAATATATTTGCACCACAAATTCGCAATCCATACGGTACATTTGATCCATTGCGTGGTTTTACTGCAAGTGCTCAAGAGGAAGCTGGGCGATTTGGACGCACGGATAATCATCACGTGGCCCCTGTCTGGAGTAGATGGAGAACCAATAACACATTACAGCATTGTACGGCACCTCCTGTTGTTGGAACCATAGGCGGCATTGCTGCACAAAGTCATTCAG GTCTCCATGGCCCAACAAATGGCAGCAGTACCAATTGGAGTTTAAACAACCAGTCTACTTCATCTGCACACCAGGCCCGCACTCCGTTCTTTCTTGAATCCGTTGCGAATGTTAATCACCGAG AAATGCTCAATTTAGCGGATGCAGGAGGCCTTGTTCACCCTGCTAAAGGTCTTCGTGGTCGAGCTGCTAAGAGTAAATCAATTCAAACAGCTACTGGAGGCAAGTTAACCGTACAAGACAATCTGAGCATCCAGCCCACCAACTGTCATCCCAGTCAAGCTTATGAGAAGAAAGAAATTCGAATTATCCAACCATCTGCTAAAG CATTGCAGGTTTTTCCAGAGCCCCAACTGAATGGACACCATCTCAGCATGGATTTGATGGGTCCACCACATCCTCAGAACAAAGTTACAACCAAAACTACATCAGATGGAGTGA GACCTGATGACTATCAATCTTCCAGCTTCCAGACTGGAGAGAAGTGCTACATTTGCAAAAGGGATGTTGATTACGCACCGACAGGCACCATGTCCAGGTCCAGC
- the LOC131217058 gene encoding uncharacterized protein LOC131217058 isoform X2, with product MEKNDHGAANNIPRISSQSEQNEQPEFGFQPDYGGTLFDDTIFQTNHLQGIPLPHIFGRGSKRDFARSSQPHNFGLMDDGENVVGNLSLNYGVEPDPQHILNAESTCPSRVGSITTNFQSCDHRTTTSSSIAMSDPLQSGRPQGPQIGSSLGNIEGSGNARFWSHDHQRLIYRPECLPSLQRNTLQRPQLDGSILSLGINTTDGDPFNGHAGTAMSGNTVMANAMLSNRLSGPLIDGSFLTTGHGGDSDVGFQVNDYSGSGRFLSMQGNMGARNLPRNHGRLMGVTNIGAGLNPFVNLQTPQVQGPYQVAVPSNQFIGLGGVGDVRCTDPRGSFYCNPFSTSIPPISFQPAILNNEQNRWATRSSVVQEPGILSIDLSRSPLHEQQQQQQQRRRRRRRYLHNISGPNANIFAPQIRNPYGTFDPLRGFTASAQEEAGRFGRTDNHHVAPVWSRWRTNNTLQHCTAPPVVGTIGGIAAQSHSGLHGPTNGSSTNWSLNNQSTSSAHQARTPFFLESVANVNHRADAGGLVHPAKGLRGRAAKSKSIQTATGGKLTVQDNLSIQPTNCHPSQAYEKKEIRIIQPSAKALQVFPEPQLNGHHLSMDLMGPPHPQNKVTTKTTSDGVSELFSLHALNINSYYTVIEQADKNNRKRGPDDYQSSSFQTGEKCYICKRDVDYAPTGTMSRSSGTIPTAVLACKHVFHEECLLSITPREQATDPPCIPCAMGER from the exons ATGGAGAAGAATGATCATGGCGCTGCTAACAACATTCCTAGAATCTCTTCTCAATCAGAGCAAAATGAACAACCTGAATTTGGCTTTCAACCTGATTATGGAGGGACCTTGTTTGATGATACGATTTTCCAAACCAATCATCTTCAGGGCATCCCACTGCCCCACATTTTTGGTCGAGGTTCCAAACGAGATTTCGCCAGAAGTTCTCAACCACACAATTTTGGTTTAATGGATGATGGGGAAAATGTCGTCGGCAATCTTTCACTGAATTACGGTGTAGAACCTGATCCTCAGCACATCCTAAATGCGGAGTCCACTTGTCCGTCTCGTGTAGGAAGTATTACCACAAATTTTCAATCTTGCGATCATCGCACAACAACCAGCAGTAGTATCGCTATGAGCGATCCACTCCAATCCGGTAGACCCCAAGGACCACAGATTGGCAGCAGTTTGGGGAATATAGAAGGTAGCGGAAATGCCAGATTTTGGTCCCATGATCATCAAAGATTGATATATCGTCCTGAATGCTTACCTTCACTCCAGCGTAATACCCTCCAAAGGCCACAACTTGATGGAAGCATCTTAAGCCTTGGAATTAACACAACTGATGGAGATCCATTTAATGGTCATGCAGGAACAGCAATGTCTGGTAACACTGTCATGGCCAATGCAATGCTATCGAATAGGCTTAGTGGGCCGCTTATTGATGGAAGTTTTCTTACTACCGGGCATGGAGGTGATAGTGATGTTGGGTTTCAAGTGAATGATTATAGCGGAAGTGGACGCTTTTTGAGCATGCAAGGTAACATGGGAGCCAGAAATCTTCCAAGGAACCATGGCAGGCTGATGGGTGTAACTAACATTGGAGCTGGTCTTAACCCATTCGTCAACCTACAAACACCACAAGTTCAAGGGCCATATCAAGTTGCTGTCCCAAGCAACCAATTTATAGGACTTGGAGGTGTTGGAGATGTAAGATGTACAGATCCTCGTGGGAGCTTCTATTGTAATCCTTTTTCCACTTCTATTCCACCCATCAGTTTCCAGCCGGCAATTCTCAATAATGAGcagaataggtgggccacacgctccAGTGTAGTTCAGGAACCTGGTATTTTGTCCATAGATCTCAGCAGATCACCTCTTCacgaacaacaacaacaacagcagcagcggcGGCGGCGGCGGCGGCGTTATCTGCATAACATTAGTGGACCAAATGCTAATATATTTGCACCACAAATTCGCAATCCATACGGTACATTTGATCCATTGCGTGGTTTTACTGCAAGTGCTCAAGAGGAAGCTGGGCGATTTGGACGCACGGATAATCATCACGTGGCCCCTGTCTGGAGTAGATGGAGAACCAATAACACATTACAGCATTGTACGGCACCTCCTGTTGTTGGAACCATAGGCGGCATTGCTGCACAAAGTCATTCAG GTCTCCATGGCCCAACAAATGGCAGCAGTACCAATTGGAGTTTAAACAACCAGTCTACTTCATCTGCACACCAGGCCCGCACTCCGTTCTTTCTTGAATCCGTTGCGAATGTTAATCACCGAG CGGATGCAGGAGGCCTTGTTCACCCTGCTAAAGGTCTTCGTGGTCGAGCTGCTAAGAGTAAATCAATTCAAACAGCTACTGGAGGCAAGTTAACCGTACAAGACAATCTGAGCATCCAGCCCACCAACTGTCATCCCAGTCAAGCTTATGAGAAGAAAGAAATTCGAATTATCCAACCATCTGCTAAAG CATTGCAGGTTTTTCCAGAGCCCCAACTGAATGGACACCATCTCAGCATGGATTTGATGGGTCCACCACATCCTCAGAACAAAGTTACAACCAAAACTACATCAGATGGAGTGAGTGAGCTTTTTTCTCTTCATGCCCTCAACATCAATTCTTACTACACAGTTATAGAGCAAGCTGACAAGAATAACAGAAAAAGAG GACCTGATGACTATCAATCTTCCAGCTTCCAGACTGGAGAGAAGTGCTACATTTGCAAAAGGGATGTTGATTACGCACCGACAGGCACCATGTCCAGGTCCAGC